A window of Auraticoccus monumenti contains these coding sequences:
- a CDS encoding ABC transporter permease codes for MSEPLAGTAPRRRWRPWFVRWRSQLVTALITLAAFVLAFLVGAVLMIVSDPEVISQYAYLFTAPGLPLGASWEKVSSAYAALLGGSIGGWGPITETTAQAAPLICAGLGVGLAFRAGLFNIGAQGQAVVGAMVAAWIGFTWHLPPGLHLLVAVAGGVLAGALWAGIAGWLKARAGAHEVIVTIMLNYVATGLLAFALTTTAFQRPGRSDPISPIVDWNATMPRLEGGRLHLGFVLALLAAVLVWVVMERSTAGFTIKAVGINPHASRTAGMSVPNTTVLAMLLAGGLAGLAGVQAALGPSVAGTPVPLSAGLVGSIGFDAITVALLGRSRPLGTVLAGLLFGGLHAGGLAMQSQAGTSAELTTVLQALIVLFVAAPALVTTVMPFLRARRAPLTGTTPTPTGGGLAP; via the coding sequence ATGTCTGAGCCGCTGGCCGGGACGGCCCCGCGGAGGCGGTGGCGTCCCTGGTTCGTGCGCTGGCGGTCCCAGCTGGTGACCGCGCTGATCACGCTGGCGGCCTTCGTGCTCGCCTTCCTGGTCGGGGCGGTGCTGATGATCGTCTCCGACCCCGAGGTGATCAGCCAGTACGCCTACCTCTTCACCGCCCCCGGGCTGCCGCTGGGCGCGTCCTGGGAGAAGGTGTCCTCGGCCTACGCCGCCCTGCTCGGTGGCTCGATCGGGGGCTGGGGGCCGATCACCGAGACCACCGCCCAGGCGGCCCCGCTGATCTGCGCCGGTCTCGGCGTCGGGCTGGCCTTCCGGGCCGGTCTGTTCAACATCGGCGCCCAGGGCCAGGCCGTGGTCGGGGCCATGGTGGCGGCCTGGATCGGGTTCACCTGGCACCTGCCGCCGGGGCTGCACCTGCTGGTGGCCGTCGCCGGCGGCGTGCTGGCCGGCGCGCTCTGGGCCGGGATCGCCGGTTGGCTGAAGGCCCGCGCCGGTGCGCACGAGGTGATCGTCACCATCATGCTGAACTACGTGGCCACCGGGCTGCTCGCCTTCGCCCTGACCACCACCGCCTTCCAGCGCCCCGGCCGCTCGGACCCGATCTCGCCGATCGTGGACTGGAACGCCACCATGCCCCGGCTCGAGGGGGGACGCCTGCACCTCGGCTTCGTGCTCGCGCTGCTGGCGGCCGTGCTGGTGTGGGTGGTGATGGAGCGCTCCACCGCCGGCTTCACCATCAAGGCCGTCGGCATCAACCCGCACGCCTCCCGCACCGCCGGCATGAGCGTCCCCAACACCACCGTGCTGGCCATGCTGCTGGCCGGCGGCCTAGCCGGGCTCGCCGGGGTGCAGGCCGCCCTCGGTCCCAGCGTGGCCGGGACACCGGTACCCCTCTCGGCCGGTCTGGTGGGCAGCATCGGCTTCGACGCCATCACCGTCGCCCTGCTCGGACGCTCGCGACCGCTGGGCACCGTGCTGGCCGGGCTGCTCTTCGGCGGCCTGCACGCCGGTGGGCTGGCGATGCAGTCCCAGGCGGGGACGTCGGCGGAGCTGACCACCGTGCTGCAGGCCCTGATCGTCCTGTTCGTGGCCGCCCCGGCCCTGGTCACCACCGTGATGCCCTTCCTGAGGGCGCGCCGCGCGCCGCTGACCGGCACCACACCCACCCCCACCGGAGGAGGCCTGGCCCCGTGA
- a CDS encoding amidohydrolase gives MINQLQEAIREAASGFSDELISFRRDLHAHPEVGYNERRTTARVKERLERAGLEPQVLRMGTGLLCEIAPREPVALVEGERRPSTVGLRADIDALPITDTKDVAYASTTAGVTHACGHDVHTTVVVGVGLVLARLRERGLLRNTVRLIFQPAEEASPGGAPEVIAEGGLIGLDEVYALHCDPRTDVGKLALKKGAITSAADRVRVTLRGPGGHTSRPHTTSDVVTAMGTVITQTPLVLSRRLDPRSGTSLIWGHVQAGTAPNAIPRHGVLSGTMRTLTVEGWQQARTLLPEVLEHLVAPYDVSLELDLDEGLPPTVNHPAGVDRMIDAAQSQLGPGSVTRTEQSLGGEDFSWMLQKVPGAMARLGVRTPGRTDWPDIHRPGFDVDERCIGIGVQALSRLAAVGSARLESRAP, from the coding sequence GTGATCAACCAGCTGCAGGAAGCGATCCGTGAGGCCGCCTCGGGCTTCTCCGACGAGCTGATCAGCTTCCGTCGCGATCTGCACGCCCACCCCGAGGTCGGCTACAACGAGCGGCGCACCACGGCCCGGGTCAAGGAGCGGCTGGAGCGGGCCGGGCTGGAGCCGCAGGTGCTGCGGATGGGTACCGGGCTGCTCTGCGAGATCGCCCCGCGTGAGCCGGTGGCCCTGGTCGAGGGGGAGCGCCGGCCCAGCACGGTGGGGCTGCGCGCCGACATCGACGCCCTGCCGATCACCGACACCAAGGACGTCGCCTACGCCTCCACCACCGCGGGCGTCACCCACGCCTGCGGACACGACGTGCACACCACCGTGGTGGTCGGCGTCGGGCTGGTGCTGGCCCGGCTGCGGGAGCGCGGGCTGCTGCGCAACACCGTCCGGCTGATCTTCCAGCCCGCCGAGGAGGCCAGCCCCGGTGGGGCGCCGGAGGTGATCGCCGAGGGTGGTCTGATCGGCCTGGACGAGGTCTACGCGCTGCACTGCGACCCCCGCACCGACGTCGGGAAGCTGGCCCTGAAGAAGGGGGCGATCACCTCCGCCGCCGACCGGGTCCGGGTCACCCTGCGTGGTCCCGGCGGCCACACGTCCCGTCCGCACACCACCTCCGACGTGGTCACCGCGATGGGCACCGTGATCACCCAGACCCCGCTGGTGCTGTCCCGCCGGCTGGACCCGCGCAGCGGGACCTCGCTGATCTGGGGCCACGTCCAGGCCGGCACCGCCCCCAACGCCATCCCGCGCCACGGCGTCCTGTCCGGGACCATGCGCACCCTCACCGTGGAGGGCTGGCAGCAGGCCCGCACCTTGCTCCCGGAGGTGCTGGAGCACCTGGTCGCCCCCTACGACGTCTCCCTCGAGCTCGACCTCGACGAGGGCCTGCCGCCCACGGTCAACCACCCGGCCGGGGTGGACCGGATGATCGACGCCGCGCAGAGCCAGCTCGGCCCCGGCTCGGTCACCCGCACCGAGCAGTCCCTGGGCGGGGAGGACTTCTCCTGGATGCTGCAGAAGGTGCCGGGGGCGATGGCCCGGCTGGGGGTGCGCACCCCCGGGCGCACCGACTGGCCCGACATCCACCGTCCCGGGTTCGACGTGGACGAGCGCTGCATCGGCATCGGGGTCCAGGCCCTCAGCCGGCTGGCCGCCGTCGGCTCGGCCCGGCTGGAGTCCCGCGCCCCCTGA
- a CDS encoding cytidine deaminase — MTSPEVDWEALRRAARDISQRAYVPYSRYPVGAAALVDDGRVVVGCNVENAAYGVTLCAECGLVSSLHAGGGGRLVAFACVDARGVAIMPCGRCRQLLWENGGADLLVDTPKGVRPMTEVLPQAFGPEDLDAVRGS, encoded by the coding sequence ATGACAAGCCCTGAGGTCGACTGGGAGGCCCTGCGCCGGGCCGCCCGCGACATCTCCCAGCGCGCCTACGTGCCCTACTCCCGCTACCCGGTGGGGGCGGCGGCCCTGGTCGACGACGGTCGGGTGGTGGTGGGCTGCAACGTGGAGAACGCCGCCTACGGGGTGACCCTGTGCGCCGAGTGCGGGCTGGTCTCCTCGCTGCACGCCGGCGGGGGAGGGCGGCTGGTCGCCTTCGCCTGCGTCGACGCCCGCGGGGTGGCGATCATGCCCTGCGGCCGGTGCCGCCAGCTGCTCTGGGAGAACGGCGGGGCCGACCTCCTGGTGGACACCCCGAAGGGGGTCCGGCCGATGACCGAGGTCCTGCCGCAGGCCTTCGGCCCCGAGGACCTCGACGCCGTCCGGGGTTCCTGA
- a CDS encoding ABC transporter permease, whose amino-acid sequence MTTSTPVHVGPEDEGARPLQPARLESREERTHRLSVGVLVVVVGLVLAVLTFSTSGTARFALSNVFDEVQLPTFGLPGVPVVVLCALACLLAGAGFLVGRLSSRVRALAGTVAGVAFVLGFLTWAAAGRDLPFPVSNQFSGTLTLATPLVLGALCGVLCERAGVVNVSIEGQFLTAAFTSAVVGSITDSIPLALLAAVVGGVFMATLLALFAIRYKVDQVVLGVVLNLLAVGLTGFLFDQLVQPNSSDLNSAPLLTPIPLPGLSAIPFFGPVLFQQNALAYLAIASVVLVWFLLFRTSWGLRVRSVGEHPEAADTVGISVRGIRWSAVLVGGVFGGLGGAFFSLAATGSFTKEMTVGNGFIALAALIMGRWHPVWATLMALFFGFVTQMASQLQTLSTPMPSQFLLLFPYVATIIAVAGLIGRVRAPAADGVPYDKP is encoded by the coding sequence GTGACCACGTCCACGCCCGTGCACGTCGGCCCCGAGGACGAGGGCGCCCGCCCGCTCCAGCCGGCCCGTCTGGAGTCGCGCGAGGAGCGCACCCACCGCCTCTCCGTCGGCGTCCTGGTGGTCGTCGTCGGGCTGGTGCTGGCCGTGCTCACCTTCAGCACCTCCGGCACCGCCCGCTTCGCCCTCTCCAACGTCTTCGACGAGGTGCAGCTGCCCACCTTCGGCCTCCCCGGGGTACCGGTGGTGGTGCTCTGCGCACTGGCCTGCCTGCTGGCCGGTGCCGGCTTCCTGGTCGGACGGCTCAGCTCGCGGGTGCGGGCGCTGGCCGGCACGGTGGCCGGGGTGGCGTTCGTGCTCGGGTTCCTGACCTGGGCCGCCGCCGGTCGCGACCTGCCGTTCCCGGTCAGCAACCAGTTCTCCGGCACCCTCACCCTGGCCACCCCGCTGGTGCTGGGCGCCCTGTGCGGGGTGCTCTGCGAGCGTGCCGGCGTGGTCAACGTCTCGATCGAGGGCCAGTTCCTCACCGCCGCCTTCACCTCCGCCGTGGTCGGCAGCATCACCGACTCCATCCCGCTGGCGCTGCTGGCCGCCGTGGTGGGCGGGGTCTTCATGGCCACCCTGCTGGCCCTGTTCGCCATCCGCTACAAGGTGGACCAGGTGGTCCTCGGCGTGGTGCTCAACCTGCTGGCCGTGGGGCTGACCGGCTTCCTCTTCGACCAGCTGGTGCAGCCGAACAGCAGCGATCTCAACAGCGCCCCGCTGCTGACCCCGATCCCGCTCCCCGGGCTCTCGGCCATCCCCTTCTTCGGGCCCGTGCTGTTCCAGCAGAACGCCTTGGCCTACCTGGCCATCGCCTCGGTGGTGCTGGTCTGGTTCCTGCTGTTCCGGACGTCCTGGGGTCTGCGGGTGCGCTCGGTGGGGGAGCACCCCGAGGCCGCCGACACCGTCGGGATCAGCGTCCGCGGGATCCGCTGGTCCGCGGTGCTGGTGGGTGGCGTCTTCGGTGGTCTCGGCGGGGCGTTCTTCTCCCTGGCCGCCACCGGCTCGTTCACCAAGGAGATGACGGTCGGCAACGGGTTCATCGCGCTGGCGGCGCTGATCATGGGGCGGTGGCACCCCGTCTGGGCCACGCTGATGGCGCTGTTCTTCGGCTTCGTCACCCAGATGGCCTCCCAGCTGCAGACCCTCAGCACGCCGATGCCCAGCCAGTTCCTGCTGCTGTTCCCCTACGTCGCGACGATCATCGCCGTGGCCGGGCTGATCGGCCGGGTCCGCGCCCCGGCCGCGGACGGGGTCCCCTATGACAAGCCCTGA
- a CDS encoding BMP family lipoprotein, translated as MKKFLAAPAVMAASLLALSACAEPPGSEPASSGAPSTSASAGAGDAAFKACMVSDSGGFDDKSFNQTSYKGLTDAAEQLGVETGEVQSSTAADFDKNVQAMVDADCNIIVTVGFLLNDATAAAAEANEDIDFAIVDSNPEGSADLDNLKPLLFNTAESSFLAGYLAAGMSETGTVGTFGGVQIPTVTIFMDGFAQGVAHHNETKGTDVKVIGWNSESQDGQFVPGDDPFQNIAGGKQTAETLVSQGADILFPVAGPAGEGALQVAQSSGGDVNAIWVDTDGCVSAEQYCENIVSSVYKGMDVAVFDAIEASMNDEFDNTPFVGTLENEGTGLSPFNQFEDKVPAELKTELDQLRSDIESGTIEIESAAQPK; from the coding sequence GTGAAGAAGTTCCTCGCCGCGCCGGCCGTCATGGCCGCGTCCCTGCTCGCCCTGAGCGCCTGCGCCGAGCCGCCGGGCTCCGAGCCCGCCAGCAGCGGCGCCCCGTCGACCTCCGCCAGCGCCGGTGCTGGCGACGCCGCCTTCAAGGCCTGCATGGTGTCGGACTCCGGTGGCTTCGACGACAAGTCGTTCAACCAGACCTCCTACAAGGGGCTGACCGATGCGGCCGAGCAGCTGGGTGTGGAGACCGGTGAGGTGCAGTCCTCCACCGCCGCGGACTTCGACAAGAACGTCCAGGCCATGGTCGACGCCGACTGCAACATCATCGTCACCGTCGGCTTCCTGCTCAACGACGCCACCGCCGCCGCCGCCGAGGCCAACGAGGACATCGACTTCGCGATCGTCGACTCCAACCCCGAGGGCAGCGCGGACCTGGACAACCTGAAGCCGCTGCTGTTCAACACCGCCGAGTCCAGCTTCCTGGCCGGCTACCTCGCCGCGGGCATGTCCGAGACCGGCACCGTCGGCACCTTCGGCGGCGTGCAGATCCCGACCGTCACGATCTTCATGGACGGCTTCGCCCAGGGCGTGGCCCACCACAACGAGACCAAGGGCACCGACGTCAAGGTCATCGGCTGGAACTCCGAGTCCCAGGACGGCCAGTTCGTCCCCGGCGACGACCCGTTCCAGAACATCGCCGGTGGCAAGCAGACCGCCGAGACCCTGGTCAGCCAGGGTGCCGACATCCTGTTCCCCGTCGCCGGACCGGCCGGTGAGGGCGCCCTCCAGGTCGCCCAGTCCAGCGGTGGCGACGTGAACGCCATCTGGGTCGACACCGACGGCTGCGTCTCCGCCGAGCAGTACTGCGAGAACATCGTCTCCAGCGTCTACAAGGGCATGGACGTGGCCGTGTTCGACGCCATCGAGGCCAGCATGAACGACGAGTTCGACAACACCCCGTTCGTCGGGACCCTGGAGAACGAGGGCACCGGGCTGTCCCCGTTCAACCAGTTCGAGGACAAGGTGCCGGCCGAGCTGAAGACCGAGCTCGACCAGCTCAGGAGCGACATCGAGTCGGGCACCATCGAGATCGAGTCCGCGGCCCAGCCGAAGTGA